A single Ficedula albicollis isolate OC2 unplaced genomic scaffold, FicAlb1.5 N00639, whole genome shotgun sequence DNA region contains:
- the LOC107604449 gene encoding LOW QUALITY PROTEIN: zinc finger protein 239-like (The sequence of the model RefSeq protein was modified relative to this genomic sequence to represent the inferred CDS: substituted 1 base at 1 genomic stop codon) has protein sequence MRDLMSVLNPPSGECGKRFSHSVSLTLHQRSHTGERPYECGECGKRFSRSSHLTVHQRRHTGEKSYECDKCCKRFLLRTQLLQHYRTHMDERPYECPDSGQGFKDNSTLVSHRRIHTGEKPYECEKCRKRFQTSSSLLRHYRIHKDERPFRCSDCGKGFKYNSNLVSHRRIHTGERPYECGECGKRFSQRSHLNVHHERPYECGECGKRFSHSVSLTLHQRSHTGERPYECMECGKGFKQRSELTGLRECGECGKRFRQSSKLTVHQRIHTGERPYECDKCTKQFQTSSKLLLHYHTHRDERPYECLDCGKGFKQNSKLVAHRRIHTGERPYECPECGKSFSQRSHLTQHQRRNHXGKPCECPECGKSFVRCSSSIPHGRIRAG, from the exons ATGAGAGACCTTATGAGTGTCCTGAAT CCACCGAGtggggagtgtgggaagagATTCAGCCACAGCGTGAGTCTGACTCTGCACCAGAGGAGCCACACAGGGGagaggccctacgagtgtgGAGAGTGTGGGAAGAGATTCAGCCGGAGCTCACACCTGACTGTGCACCAGAGAAGACACACTGGAGAGAAGTCCTACGAGTGTGATAAATGTTGTAAGAGGTTTTTATTAAGAACCCAACTCCTCCAGCACTATCGCACTCACATGGATGAGAGGCCTTATGAGTGTCCTGACTCTGGGCAGGGCTTCAAGGATAACTCCACCCTCGTCTCTCACCGGCGCATCCACACGGGGGAGAAGCCCTACGAGTGtgaaaaatgcaggaagagGTTTCAGACCAGCTCTAGTCTCCTTAGGCACTATCGCATTCACAAGGACGAGAGACCGTTCCGCTGCTCCGACTGCGGGAAGGGCTTCAAGTACAACTCGAATCTTGTCAGCCACCGACGCATCCACACAGGGGAGAGGCCCTATGAGTGtggggagtgtgggaagagATTCAGCCAGAGATCACACCTGAATGTGCACCACGAGAGGCCCTATGAGTGtggggagtgtgggaagagATTCAGCCACAGCGTGAGTCTGACTCTGCACCAGAGGAGCCACACAGGGGAGAGGCCGTATGAGTGTATGGAGTGTGGGAAGGGATTCAAGCAGAGGTCAGAGCTGACTGGCCTACGA GAATGtggggagtgtgggaagagATTCAGGCAGAGTAGTAAACTGACTGTGCACCAAAGAATCCACACTGGAGAGAGACCGTATGAGTGTGATAAATGCACGAAGCAGTTTCAAACCAGCTCAAAGCTCCTCCTGCACTATCACACTCACAGGGATGAGAGACCTTATGAGTGTCTTGACTGCGGGAAGGGCTTCAAGCAGAACTCAAAACTTGTCGCCCACCGGCGCATCCACACCGGGGAGAGACCCTACGAGTGTCccgagtgtgggaagagcttctcaCAGAGATCTCACCTGACCCAACACCAACGGAGGAACCACTGAGGGAAGCCCTGCGAGTGCCCCGAGTGCGGGAAGAGCTTCGTGcgctgctccagctccatcccccatgGCAGGATCCGCGCTGGATGA